From a single Halobellus ruber genomic region:
- a CDS encoding phytoene/squalene synthase family protein, producing the protein MVEQDQIRRSKAIQRRTGKTFHLATRVLPERVRHATYVLYAFFRVADEVVDAADTAPPPEQRRRLEELRLQALGEEATDDPVLDAFAELREAHDIPREDVDAFIDAMLEDVDTDRYETYEDLEAYMDGSAAAVGRMMTEIMETPRAAEAMPHATALGEAFQLSNFLRDVREDVVERDRIYLPLETLRKHGVTEEQVLNFEYDERFRAAMEEELHRAEALYREGVEGIKYLPEDCQFAVLLAAVLYADHHREIRKRDCDVLATTPSLSTPRKLFLVAKTRLYWAFERDPVAVFRRVSVVPYPEDGDTTRDPGHSGPSRGRTSWFGAGRVGGRVTGWLRSFTRSE; encoded by the coding sequence ATGGTCGAACAGGACCAGATCCGAAGGAGCAAGGCGATCCAGCGCCGCACCGGGAAGACCTTCCACCTCGCGACCCGGGTACTCCCCGAGCGCGTTCGGCACGCGACGTACGTGCTGTACGCGTTCTTCCGTGTGGCCGACGAGGTCGTCGACGCCGCCGACACCGCCCCGCCGCCGGAGCAGCGGCGCCGGCTCGAAGAGCTCCGCCTGCAGGCGCTCGGGGAGGAGGCGACCGACGACCCCGTTTTAGACGCCTTCGCCGAACTCCGGGAGGCCCACGACATCCCCCGCGAGGACGTCGACGCGTTCATCGACGCGATGCTCGAAGACGTCGACACCGACCGCTATGAGACCTACGAGGACTTGGAGGCGTACATGGACGGGTCGGCCGCCGCGGTCGGCCGGATGATGACCGAGATTATGGAGACGCCGCGGGCGGCGGAGGCGATGCCGCACGCGACCGCCCTCGGGGAGGCGTTCCAGCTCTCGAACTTCCTCCGGGACGTCCGGGAGGACGTGGTCGAACGGGACCGCATCTACCTGCCACTCGAGACGCTGCGAAAACACGGCGTGACCGAGGAACAGGTGCTGAACTTCGAGTACGACGAGCGGTTCCGCGCGGCGATGGAGGAGGAACTCCACCGGGCGGAGGCGCTCTACCGCGAGGGCGTCGAGGGGATCAAATACCTCCCCGAGGACTGCCAGTTCGCGGTGTTGCTCGCGGCGGTGCTGTACGCCGATCACCACCGCGAGATCCGGAAACGGGACTGCGACGTGCTCGCGACGACGCCGTCGCTGTCGACGCCGCGGAAGCTGTTTCTGGTCGCAAAGACCCGGCTGTACTGGGCGTTCGAACGCGACCCCGTCGCGGTGTTCCGGCGGGTGAGCGTGGTCCCGTACCCCGAGGACGGCGACACCACACGGGATCCGGGCCACTCCGGCCCTTCACGCGGCCGGACCTCGTGGTTCGGCGCGGGCCGCGTCGGCGGGCGTGTGACGGGGTGGCTCCGCAGCTTCACGAGAAGCGAGTAG
- a CDS encoding HVO_2523 family zinc finger protein, translated as MSGSNDSTTVAPGRPCPICDRPMAHRHCKYVCPEHGVVYDCSDTFW; from the coding sequence GTGAGCGGATCGAACGACTCCACGACGGTCGCGCCGGGACGCCCCTGTCCGATCTGTGACCGGCCGATGGCCCACCGGCATTGTAAGTACGTCTGCCCCGAACACGGGGTCGTGTACGACTGCAGTGATACGTTTTGGTGA
- a CDS encoding TSCPD domain-containing protein — protein MGYAFWRLRPYGDPVGSTGGIASGPITFMRTYDQLCETIAQGGARRGAQMGVMRVSHPDVVQFIHAKNKDVSLAHTLRLNDPDDFTHNSFADALEEARELIDDEGRVPKHLRNAVEGHLSNFNISVGITDDFMDAVYEGEEFTFTNPRTGEPHVATEETKELYDMFDLGEHVEVGEELSVPAEKLWNHIVDGAHQNGEPGVIYLERVNKQHSFDVEEHPDHQILATNPCVTGDMDVRLSDGSTRPIGELAETDDRVSVRTLDAQNRVVNRPASAFQTKEGAKVLRITTESGTSIRATPDHEIRTDDGEWVEAADLSAGVEIVSLSAPLATRHGTETEVRTETVASIESDGSEDVYDLTVEETHNFFVSADGEKAINVHNCGEQPLEEYEACNLGHINLSTLVDLDAPDWRVWYDAHGDEYDDFAEAVEAFLAEAIDWEEFDYRIDRGTQFLENVVTMSDFPVPKIEETVRQMRKIGLGVMGLAQLYIQLGIQYGTEAGNEVARQLMTHINHESKWTSHRLAEERGTFADFEESKYADPTEYREWFEHHTGLDADEWDDGFPIRNHNTTTVAPTGTTSMIGNTTGGIEPIYNVAFYKNVSGDVQGDEMLVEFDDYFLRTLEANDIDVESVKKEAQDQMAENEFDGVSSLSTVPAAISELFVVTGDLSGKQHAAVQCATQEGVDSAISKTCNFPNAATKEDMDEVYRYIYENGGKGVTVYRDGTRSKQVLTTRAQNTDFADESEAAEALVEQIEEVFGGIDGFLDNEAVQAALDEEVERLLSAADGEQTDLGKKRPRPDVLYGVTQRIDTGYGKLYVNINEDSEGRPFELFANIGNSGGFTASFTEALAKTISTALRSGVDPAEIASELQGIRSPKVAWDKGEQINSIPDAIGTAMRRYLDGEIEKGYPQQQNLSEVSEEAGGDAPPQLGRETDGGAAVDVSDADVGGADLPDAGGSDAADDLLEAGESPECPECGSMSLYYSEGCKTCESCGWSEC, from the coding sequence ATGGGCTATGCCTTCTGGCGCCTCCGTCCGTACGGCGACCCGGTCGGCTCGACCGGCGGGATCGCGTCGGGCCCGATCACGTTTATGCGGACCTACGACCAGCTGTGTGAGACGATCGCGCAGGGCGGGGCGCGCCGCGGCGCCCAGATGGGCGTGATGCGAGTCTCCCACCCGGACGTCGTCCAGTTCATCCACGCGAAGAACAAGGACGTCTCGCTTGCGCACACCCTGCGGCTGAACGACCCCGACGACTTCACGCACAACTCCTTCGCCGACGCCTTGGAGGAGGCCCGCGAACTGATCGACGACGAGGGCCGGGTGCCGAAGCACCTCCGGAACGCGGTCGAGGGCCACCTCTCGAACTTCAACATCTCCGTGGGGATCACCGACGACTTCATGGACGCGGTCTACGAGGGCGAGGAGTTCACCTTCACCAACCCCCGGACGGGGGAGCCGCACGTCGCGACCGAGGAGACGAAGGAACTGTACGATATGTTCGACCTCGGCGAGCACGTCGAGGTCGGCGAGGAGCTGTCGGTCCCCGCCGAGAAGCTCTGGAACCACATCGTCGACGGCGCCCACCAGAACGGCGAACCCGGGGTGATCTACCTCGAACGCGTCAACAAACAGCACTCCTTCGACGTCGAGGAGCATCCGGACCACCAGATCCTGGCGACGAACCCGTGCGTGACGGGGGATATGGATGTCCGGCTGTCCGACGGTTCGACACGTCCGATCGGCGAACTCGCGGAAACGGACGATCGCGTGAGTGTTCGGACGCTTGACGCCCAGAATCGCGTTGTGAACCGTCCCGCGAGTGCGTTCCAGACGAAAGAGGGCGCCAAGGTTCTACGTATCACGACCGAGTCGGGGACATCGATCCGCGCCACCCCCGATCACGAGATTCGGACCGACGACGGCGAGTGGGTTGAGGCGGCGGATCTCTCCGCCGGCGTAGAGATCGTAAGCCTGTCTGCACCGCTCGCCACGCGTCACGGAACCGAAACCGAAGTCCGCACTGAGACGGTTGCGAGCATTGAGTCCGACGGCAGTGAGGATGTCTATGATCTAACGGTCGAGGAAACTCACAATTTCTTCGTCAGCGCGGACGGCGAGAAGGCGATCAATGTTCACAACTGCGGCGAGCAGCCGCTCGAGGAGTACGAGGCCTGTAACCTCGGCCACATCAACCTCTCGACGCTCGTCGACCTCGACGCGCCCGACTGGCGCGTCTGGTACGACGCCCACGGCGACGAGTACGACGACTTCGCCGAGGCGGTCGAGGCGTTCCTTGCGGAGGCCATCGACTGGGAGGAGTTCGACTACCGGATCGACCGCGGGACGCAGTTCCTCGAGAACGTGGTCACGATGTCGGACTTCCCGGTGCCGAAGATCGAGGAGACCGTCCGGCAGATGCGGAAGATCGGCCTCGGCGTGATGGGGCTGGCGCAACTGTACATCCAACTCGGCATCCAGTACGGCACCGAGGCGGGCAACGAGGTCGCCCGCCAGCTGATGACCCACATCAACCACGAGTCGAAGTGGACCAGCCACCGCCTCGCGGAGGAGCGCGGCACCTTCGCCGACTTCGAGGAGTCGAAGTACGCCGACCCCACCGAGTACCGCGAGTGGTTCGAGCACCACACCGGCCTCGACGCCGACGAGTGGGACGACGGGTTCCCGATCCGGAACCACAACACCACGACCGTGGCGCCGACGGGCACCACCTCGATGATCGGCAACACCACGGGCGGGATCGAGCCGATCTACAACGTCGCCTTCTACAAGAACGTCTCCGGCGACGTCCAGGGCGACGAGATGCTCGTGGAGTTCGACGACTACTTCCTTCGCACCCTGGAGGCCAACGACATCGACGTCGAGTCGGTCAAAAAGGAGGCCCAAGACCAGATGGCCGAAAACGAGTTCGACGGCGTCTCCTCGCTGTCGACCGTGCCGGCGGCGATCTCGGAGCTGTTCGTGGTCACCGGCGACCTCTCGGGCAAACAACACGCCGCGGTCCAGTGTGCCACCCAGGAGGGCGTCGACTCCGCGATCTCGAAGACCTGCAACTTCCCGAACGCCGCGACCAAGGAGGACATGGACGAGGTCTACCGCTACATCTACGAGAACGGCGGGAAGGGCGTGACCGTCTACCGCGACGGCACCCGCTCGAAGCAGGTCCTCACCACCCGCGCGCAGAACACCGACTTCGCCGACGAGAGCGAGGCCGCCGAGGCGCTCGTCGAACAGATCGAGGAGGTCTTCGGCGGGATCGACGGGTTCCTCGACAACGAGGCGGTCCAGGCCGCACTCGACGAGGAGGTCGAGCGGCTGCTGTCGGCGGCCGACGGCGAGCAGACCGACCTCGGGAAGAAGCGCCCGCGTCCGGACGTCCTCTACGGCGTCACCCAGCGGATCGACACGGGCTACGGGAAGCTCTACGTCAACATCAACGAAGACAGCGAGGGCCGCCCCTTCGAGCTGTTCGCGAACATCGGCAACTCCGGCGGGTTCACCGCTTCCTTCACCGAGGCGCTGGCGAAGACCATCTCGACGGCGTTGCGCTCCGGGGTCGATCCCGCCGAGATCGCGAGCGAACTCCAGGGCATCCGGAGCCCGAAGGTCGCCTGGGACAAAGGCGAACAGATCAACTCCATCCCCGACGCCATCGGGACGGCGATGCGCCGCTACCTCGACGGCGAGATCGAGAAGGGCTACCCACAGCAGCAGAACCTCTCGGAGGTCTCCGAGGAGGCCGGCGGCGACGCGCCGCCGCAGCTCGGCCGCGAGACCGACGGCGGCGCCGCGGTCGACGTGAGCGACGCCGACGTGGGCGGCGCCGACCTGCCCGACGCGGGCGGCTCCGACGCCGCCGATGACCTGCTCGAAGCGGGCGAGAGCCCCGAGTGCCCCGAGTGCGGGAGTATGTCGCTGTACTACTCCGAGGGCTGCAAGACCTGCGAGTCCTGCGGCTGGTCGGAGTGCTGA
- the trpG gene encoding anthranilate synthase component II, whose amino-acid sequence MTLRLLVVDNFDSFTYNLVEYFSEQRVDGERVEVVVRKNTASLSELRALSPDAIVISPGPGHPENDRDVGVTNEVLTTLSHSIPTLGVCLGLEAAVYAYGGEVGHAPEPIHGKAFPVDHDGRGVFAGLDQGFQAGRYHSLIATAIPECFAVTATTTHADDELVMGIRHREYPIEAVQFHPESVLTGVGHDVVRNFVDECVRSRAGGRPTEA is encoded by the coding sequence GTGACCCTCCGGCTTCTCGTCGTCGACAACTTCGATTCGTTCACGTACAACCTGGTAGAGTACTTCTCCGAGCAGCGGGTCGACGGCGAGCGCGTCGAAGTGGTCGTCAGGAAGAACACCGCGTCCCTCTCAGAACTCCGGGCGCTTTCCCCCGACGCTATCGTTATCAGTCCCGGGCCGGGCCACCCGGAGAACGACCGCGACGTCGGCGTGACCAACGAGGTGTTGACCACGCTGTCGCACTCGATCCCGACCCTCGGCGTTTGCCTGGGGCTCGAGGCCGCGGTCTACGCGTACGGCGGGGAGGTCGGCCACGCGCCCGAACCGATCCACGGGAAGGCGTTCCCGGTGGACCACGACGGCCGCGGGGTGTTCGCCGGCCTCGATCAGGGGTTTCAGGCCGGGCGGTACCACTCGCTGATCGCGACCGCGATCCCGGAGTGTTTCGCGGTGACGGCGACGACGACCCACGCCGACGACGAACTCGTGATGGGGATCCGCCACCGGGAGTATCCAATCGAGGCCGTCCAGTTCCACCCCGAGTCGGTGCTCACCGGCGTCGGTCACGACGTCGTCCGGAACTTCGTCGACGAGTGCGTGCGGTCGCGGGCCGGTGGCAGGCCGACAGAGGCGTAG